In one window of Candidatus Avedoeria danica DNA:
- a CDS encoding cystathionine beta-synthase yields the protein MPGVLDNILQTVGHTPIVRLHHVTDGAAPDILAKVEFFNPGGSVKDRIGLGMIEAAERDGRLKPGGTIVECTSGNTGVGLAIAAALKGYHAIFTMPDKMSDEKIRVLRAYGAQVIVTPTAVEPEDPRSYYSVARRIAADTPGAVLVDQYSNPANPMAHYLSTGPEIWDQTGGRITHFICTIGTGGTITGTGRYLKERNAAIQVVGVDPVGSILHDYFYTGVMPPAHSYAVEGIGEDFIPSVYDFDVIDDIVQVTDGESFRMARRLVREEGMFVGGSCGSAVAGALAYARDRALGPDAVVVVLLPDSGARYLSKLFNDDWLRENGFHMGERIRGYVTDVLARRGPSPVVTVRPDAAVGEAVALMRRHGISQLPVVDAAGDIVGVLGERDVLAAMFDAGREGRAADATVAALVSNRIAVVEPGTTLSVLGRIFADTDLAIVRSGDALLGVLTKIDLIAFLTDSAGRDGEPAVGRDGA from the coding sequence ATGCCGGGCGTCCTCGACAACATCCTCCAGACCGTCGGCCACACGCCGATCGTGCGGCTGCACCACGTCACGGACGGGGCGGCGCCGGACATCCTGGCCAAGGTCGAGTTCTTCAACCCGGGAGGGTCCGTGAAGGACCGGATCGGTCTCGGGATGATCGAGGCGGCCGAACGCGACGGGCGGCTCAAGCCCGGCGGCACGATCGTCGAGTGCACATCCGGCAACACCGGTGTCGGACTGGCGATCGCTGCGGCGCTCAAGGGCTACCACGCGATCTTCACGATGCCCGACAAGATGAGCGACGAGAAGATCCGGGTCCTCCGCGCGTACGGCGCGCAGGTCATCGTCACGCCGACGGCCGTCGAGCCCGAGGACCCGCGGTCGTACTACTCGGTGGCGCGCCGGATCGCGGCCGACACGCCGGGCGCCGTGCTCGTGGACCAGTACAGCAATCCGGCGAACCCCATGGCCCATTATCTGAGCACGGGACCGGAGATCTGGGATCAGACCGGCGGCCGGATCACGCACTTCATCTGCACGATCGGTACGGGCGGCACGATCACCGGAACCGGGCGCTACTTGAAAGAGCGGAACGCCGCAATCCAAGTCGTCGGCGTCGACCCGGTCGGGTCCATCCTGCACGACTACTTCTACACCGGCGTCATGCCACCGGCGCACAGCTACGCCGTCGAGGGCATCGGCGAGGACTTCATCCCGAGCGTCTACGACTTCGATGTGATCGACGACATCGTCCAGGTGACGGACGGCGAGTCGTTTCGGATGGCGCGGCGGCTCGTGCGCGAGGAGGGGATGTTCGTCGGCGGCTCGTGCGGCAGCGCGGTCGCCGGGGCGCTGGCGTACGCCCGCGACCGCGCCCTCGGCCCGGACGCGGTCGTGGTGGTCCTCCTGCCCGACAGCGGTGCGCGCTACCTCTCCAAACTCTTCAACGACGACTGGCTGCGCGAGAACGGCTTCCACATGGGCGAGCGGATCCGCGGCTACGTCACGGACGTCCTCGCCCGCCGCGGACCGTCGCCCGTCGTGACCGTCCGCCCGGATGCCGCCGTCGGCGAGGCCGTCGCGCTCATGCGGCGCCACGGCATCTCGCAGCTGCCGGTGGTCGACGCGGCGGGCGACATCGTCGGCGTCCTCGGTGAGCGCGACGTGCTGGCGGCGATGTTCGACGCCGGCCGCGAAGGGCGGGCGGCCGATGCGACCGTGGCCGCCCTCGTCTCCAACCGGATCGCCGTCGTCGAGCCCGGCACGACGCTGTCCGTCCTCGGCCGCATCTTCGCCGACACGGACCTCGCCATCGTCCGCAGCGGCGACGCGCTCCTCGGCGTGCTCACGAAGATCGACCTGATCGCCTTTCTCACGGACAGCGCCGGCCGGGACGGCGAGCCGGCGGTTGGGAGGGACGGCGCATGA
- the acpP gene encoding acyl carrier protein, with translation MSTAEDTFARVSDIIVENLGVDAAQITMDTHFRDDLDADSLDLAELIMEFEEQFNVGDISEDDAMKIQTVGDAVNYLTNALDNA, from the coding sequence ATGTCTACCGCAGAGGACACGTTCGCGCGGGTGAGCGACATCATCGTCGAGAACCTGGGCGTTGATGCCGCGCAGATCACGATGGACACCCATTTCAGGGACGACCTCGACGCCGATTCGCTCGACCTGGCCGAGCTGATCATGGAGTTCGAGGAGCAGTTCAACGTCGGCGACATCAGCGAAGACGATGCGATGAAGATCCAGACCGTCGGCGACGCGGTGAACTACCTGACCAACGCCCTCGACAACGCGTGA
- the murJ gene encoding murein biosynthesis integral membrane protein MurJ: protein MMEPHEVPAEPPPPEPRELPLDDTRRAAGRRIARASALIGVLFLAAKVVGLLRERAISHAFGLSAEYEAYVAAFRVPDLLFTLFAGGALVSAFLPVFSQALTDEDRDGAWRLASGVTNLVAVATALAAAGAFALAVPLTRWITPDVPLAQQLLTAHLMRIILASTLVFAVSGLQFGILNAFQHFLTPALATVAYNLGIIAGAVWLAPHFAVPIEGLAWGVVVGALGHLLIKVPALVQRGFRWHATFGLHDPRVRRVLSLLWPRMLSLGAVQAVFIANTRLASGAGVGALASLNYAWVISQMPQSILGTAVGTAAFPTLAELAARGRRAELRRTAADALAAMTILAVPAAVGLATLAGPAVQVLLQTGRFDADAAALTAAALRMFALGLVGHVTLEVAARLFYAQQDTRTPLYIAVGTMVANIALAALFTALATARGWGLAATVGGIALANSIAVSGEVAVALWLVRRRLDGIEGRRLGSILGRTMAAGAGMAAVILTVARALPAGLALGPLDGPLGDGLLRLAIAGTAGGAVYVGLALAFGVVPRSAVAGVLRRVFRR, encoded by the coding sequence ATGATGGAACCGCACGAAGTGCCCGCCGAGCCGCCGCCGCCCGAGCCGCGCGAGCTGCCACTCGACGACACCCGACGCGCCGCCGGGCGGCGGATTGCCCGTGCCTCTGCTCTGATCGGCGTCCTGTTCCTGGCCGCCAAGGTCGTCGGCCTGCTCCGCGAGCGGGCGATCAGCCATGCGTTCGGCCTCTCCGCCGAGTACGAGGCATACGTCGCCGCATTCCGCGTGCCGGACCTGCTCTTCACGCTCTTTGCCGGCGGTGCGCTCGTCAGCGCGTTCCTGCCCGTCTTCAGCCAGGCGCTGACGGACGAGGACCGCGACGGCGCCTGGCGTCTTGCGAGCGGCGTGACGAACCTGGTGGCCGTCGCCACCGCCCTCGCGGCGGCCGGGGCGTTCGCACTCGCCGTGCCGCTCACGCGCTGGATCACACCCGACGTCCCGTTGGCGCAGCAACTCCTGACCGCCCACCTCATGCGGATCATCCTGGCTTCGACGCTCGTCTTCGCCGTCTCGGGCCTGCAGTTCGGCATCCTGAACGCGTTCCAGCACTTCCTGACGCCGGCGCTCGCCACCGTCGCTTACAACCTCGGGATCATCGCCGGCGCGGTCTGGCTTGCGCCGCACTTCGCGGTGCCGATCGAAGGGTTGGCGTGGGGCGTCGTCGTCGGCGCGCTCGGCCACCTCCTCATCAAAGTGCCGGCCCTCGTGCAGCGCGGCTTCCGGTGGCACGCGACGTTCGGACTCCACGATCCGCGTGTGCGACGCGTCCTGTCCCTCCTGTGGCCGCGGATGCTCTCGCTCGGCGCCGTTCAGGCGGTCTTCATCGCCAACACCCGCCTGGCATCCGGCGCCGGTGTCGGGGCGCTAGCCAGCCTGAACTACGCCTGGGTGATCAGCCAGATGCCGCAGTCCATCCTCGGCACGGCGGTCGGCACCGCCGCGTTCCCGACGCTGGCCGAGCTTGCCGCCCGCGGCCGCCGCGCCGAGCTGCGCCGCACCGCCGCCGACGCCCTCGCGGCGATGACGATCCTGGCCGTGCCGGCGGCCGTCGGTCTTGCGACGCTGGCCGGCCCGGCGGTGCAGGTGCTCCTCCAGACCGGTCGCTTCGACGCCGACGCCGCCGCGCTCACCGCCGCCGCGCTGCGGATGTTCGCCCTCGGACTCGTGGGCCACGTCACGCTCGAGGTCGCGGCCCGGCTGTTCTACGCCCAACAGGACACCCGTACGCCCCTCTACATCGCCGTCGGCACGATGGTCGCGAACATCGCGTTGGCGGCGCTCTTCACGGCGCTCGCGACGGCGCGCGGCTGGGGACTGGCGGCGACGGTCGGCGGCATCGCCCTCGCGAACTCGATCGCCGTGAGCGGTGAGGTTGCCGTCGCGCTCTGGCTCGTGCGGCGCCGGCTGGACGGCATCGAGGGGCGCCGGCTCGGGTCGATCCTGGGGCGCACCATGGCCGCGGGCGCTGGAATGGCCGCCGTGATCCTCACCGTGGCGCGCGCACTGCCCGCCGGCCTCGCCCTCGGGCCGCTCGACGGCCCGCTCGGCGACGGGCTGCTCCGCTTGGCGATCGCGGGCACGGCGGGTGGCGCCGTTTACGTAGGGCTGGCGCTGGCGTTCGGCGTCGTGCCGCGCTCGGCGGTCGCGGGCGTGCTCCGACGCGTGTTCCGACGCTAG
- a CDS encoding polyprenyl synthetase family protein — MTGETPAAGNEPSWVAKRSRIPGAMSLADVRLDAVHARMRRAVTPDEPTATPLFGWLRGHLGWPDGGVDSRAASAKGLRPRVVLVAWAGAGGAMDDTAAIDVAAAIELTHEFSLVHDDIEDGDRLRRGRPTLWTVVGVPQAINAGDALFGIARQVLMHAPVSPAALVAMARRYDEACVRLAVGQSLDLAFEAADVQHVTPFDYRGMVRAKTGALLGAAAALGALGAGGDEDTASTLATWGEHVGTAFQIQDDVLGLWGDPAVTGKPVGHDVLRRKKGLPLLLGAVDPTTADRVQAALTNDALDEAQAAELARALERAGIRDACRHWADRRAADADTALDGLAITADARAALRSLSHLAVNRDR; from the coding sequence ATGACGGGCGAGACACCGGCCGCCGGCAACGAGCCGTCATGGGTGGCCAAGCGCAGCCGCATACCGGGCGCAATGTCGCTGGCCGACGTGCGTCTGGACGCCGTTCACGCGCGGATGCGCCGCGCCGTCACGCCGGACGAACCGACGGCCACACCTCTCTTCGGCTGGCTGCGCGGGCACCTCGGCTGGCCGGACGGCGGCGTCGACTCCCGGGCCGCCAGCGCCAAGGGGCTTCGGCCGCGCGTCGTGCTGGTCGCCTGGGCCGGCGCCGGCGGCGCGATGGACGACACGGCGGCGATCGATGTGGCGGCCGCAATCGAGCTGACGCACGAGTTCTCGCTCGTCCACGACGACATCGAGGACGGCGACCGGTTGCGCCGCGGGCGGCCGACGCTCTGGACGGTCGTCGGTGTGCCGCAGGCGATCAACGCCGGCGATGCGCTGTTCGGGATCGCCCGCCAGGTCCTCATGCATGCGCCCGTGTCACCGGCGGCGCTCGTGGCCATGGCCCGGCGCTACGACGAGGCGTGCGTTCGACTCGCCGTCGGGCAGAGCCTCGACCTTGCCTTCGAGGCGGCGGACGTCCAGCACGTGACGCCCTTTGACTACCGCGGGATGGTGCGCGCCAAGACGGGCGCGCTCTTGGGGGCGGCCGCGGCGCTGGGCGCACTCGGCGCCGGCGGAGACGAGGACACGGCCTCCACCCTGGCGACATGGGGCGAGCACGTCGGCACCGCGTTCCAGATCCAGGACGATGTCCTCGGACTGTGGGGCGATCCGGCGGTGACGGGCAAGCCGGTGGGGCACGATGTCCTGCGGCGGAAGAAGGGCTTGCCGCTTCTCCTCGGCGCGGTCGATCCGACGACGGCCGATCGCGTCCAGGCCGCGTTGACCAACGACGCCTTGGACGAAGCGCAGGCCGCCGAGCTTGCGCGCGCGCTCGAGCGTGCCGGCATCCGGGACGCGTGCCGGCACTGGGCGGATCGCCGGGCCGCGGACGCCGACACGGCGCTCGATGGGCTCGCGATCACGGCCGACGCGCGCGCGGCGCTGCGCTCACTGTCGCACTTGGCCGTTAACCGCGATCGCTGA
- a CDS encoding C39 family peptidase translates to MVSLGGTSGAAAAPARTATSPEAACAIVADRRSGLPTADHRSRRRRIIDSGDGAGQTLSGYTSGWRRRCTAERIAAAFLALALAACGPRDGAVEHAVAPDGATAARSSAATAEPTPVAPDPAVLLTADAAYEATAVASTPPSATTATAVLTAAVTTGGAPVQASALDASSVLLSGVSHTWQKWNNCGPSAVVMAMSPLGVDVDQLVAAASIKPDREDTNVAPDELAAYVAQHGLRARVRYGAERGRLRALLRAGVPVIVEHWVSVEGRGEMGHYRVLVGYDDGPAEFIAVDSYYGANRRYGYDAVDAMGRPFLGAYVAVFRPEQAAAVDDALAGDAVDGVMWARVGADVESYAAANVADPWAHFALGEWRARQGMAEGAVAAFDEARAIGLPFRAFWYQFGYARALFDRGAYDALVAQADATIETMKGENLEEWHVWRGRALAALGRTGEARAAFERAIAFHPGFAPAAAELERLP, encoded by the coding sequence TTGGTCTCGCTCGGTGGGACGAGCGGCGCGGCCGCCGCACCAGCACGCACGGCGACATCGCCCGAGGCCGCCTGTGCTATCGTAGCCGACCGGCGCTCCGGCCTCCCGACGGCCGATCATAGGAGCCGGCGGAGGCGCATTATCGACAGCGGCGACGGGGCGGGTCAAACGCTCAGCGGTTACACGAGCGGCTGGCGGCGGCGGTGCACGGCCGAGCGGATCGCGGCGGCGTTCCTCGCGCTGGCCCTCGCGGCATGCGGCCCGCGCGACGGTGCGGTCGAGCACGCGGTGGCCCCGGACGGCGCCACGGCCGCCCGATCGTCGGCCGCCACCGCCGAGCCGACGCCCGTCGCACCCGATCCGGCCGTGCTCTTGACGGCCGACGCCGCCTACGAAGCGACGGCGGTCGCGTCCACGCCGCCGTCGGCGACGACCGCAACCGCGGTGCTCACCGCTGCCGTCACAACGGGCGGCGCCCCGGTGCAGGCATCCGCGCTCGACGCGTCGAGCGTCCTGCTGTCGGGCGTGTCGCACACGTGGCAGAAGTGGAACAACTGCGGCCCATCGGCGGTCGTCATGGCGATGAGCCCACTCGGCGTCGATGTCGACCAGCTCGTGGCGGCGGCCAGCATCAAGCCCGACCGCGAGGATACGAACGTCGCACCCGATGAGCTGGCGGCATACGTCGCGCAGCACGGGCTGCGGGCGCGCGTCCGCTACGGTGCCGAGCGCGGGCGCCTGCGGGCGCTGCTGCGAGCCGGCGTGCCGGTGATCGTCGAGCACTGGGTCAGCGTCGAGGGGCGCGGGGAGATGGGGCACTACCGCGTCCTCGTCGGCTACGACGACGGGCCCGCCGAGTTCATTGCGGTCGACTCGTACTATGGTGCGAATCGGCGCTACGGCTACGACGCCGTCGACGCGATGGGCCGGCCGTTCCTCGGCGCGTACGTCGCCGTCTTCCGTCCCGAGCAGGCCGCCGCCGTCGACGACGCGCTGGCCGGCGACGCCGTGGACGGCGTGATGTGGGCGCGCGTCGGCGCGGACGTCGAGTCGTACGCTGCGGCCAACGTCGCCGACCCGTGGGCGCACTTCGCCCTCGGGGAATGGCGTGCCCGGCAGGGCATGGCCGAGGGCGCGGTGGCCGCGTTCGACGAGGCGCGCGCGATCGGGCTGCCGTTCCGCGCGTTCTGGTACCAGTTCGGCTATGCCCGCGCGCTGTTCGATCGCGGTGCGTACGATGCGCTCGTTGCCCAAGCCGACGCGACGATCGAGACGATGAAAGGTGAGAACCTCGAGGAGTGGCACGTCTGGCGAGGCCGTGCGCTCGCCGCGCTCGGCCGTACGGGAGAGGCGCGCGCGGCGTTCGAGCGTGCGATTGCGTTCCATCCAGGGTTCGCGCCGGCCGCAGCCGAACTCGAGCGCCTGCCGTGA
- a CDS encoding hydantoinase/oxoprolinase family protein: MQPRDPSSASPPPVIGIDIGGTFTDCVALDGDRLELLKLPTTEDDPAAAVLAAVRSLDPAGEAAVVHGSTVATNALLERRGARTVFVTTAGFGDLLTLGRGARTDLYHLAPDPLTNLVADGDVVELPERVGADGGCLRPLSDRAAAAAARKVGARSAEAAAVCCLFSYLRPAHERAFGRAIARRAPTCFTSLSVDVLPEFREYERATATVVNAYVGPRTSRYLNRLHTGLDGRRLAVMGSHGGTLAPDVAARLPLTMILSGPAAGVTGALAVARRAGLGGILTFDMGGTSTDVSVAGEELPLTQDAVLDGLPIQRQIVDVHTVGAGGGSLLHVDAGGALRVGPRSAGASPGPAAYGRGGTQATITDAHVMLGRLPGGIALGGGATLDVDAARRAIGRLADAAGLPAADAARTALDVADATMEHALRTVSVRRGVDPAALTLVAFGGAGGLHACRLAERLGIRRVCVPAQAGALSALGLAVAVPAVSVSRSVVAGGRLAAWRGVFGTLEHEAGAALARLSGAAATRVERSADVRYASQSWALTVPWPADGRIERAFTAAHRARFGFVASEPVAVVTLRVRAIGPEGRRPVPAPACGAGGPLPQAFDTVLDDGTDARVPVVERASLAIGADLVGPAILVQQDATTWVAAGWRGTVGPAFDMCLERP; this comes from the coding sequence ATGCAGCCGCGTGACCCGTCGTCCGCTTCGCCGCCGCCCGTCATCGGCATCGACATCGGCGGCACGTTCACGGACTGCGTGGCCCTCGACGGTGACCGGCTGGAGCTCCTCAAGCTCCCGACCACCGAAGATGATCCCGCCGCCGCCGTCCTCGCCGCCGTCCGGTCGCTCGACCCGGCTGGCGAGGCGGCGGTGGTCCACGGTTCGACCGTCGCCACGAACGCGCTCCTCGAACGGCGTGGTGCGCGAACGGTGTTCGTCACGACCGCCGGCTTCGGCGATCTCCTGACGCTCGGCCGCGGTGCGCGAACGGACCTGTACCACCTTGCGCCCGACCCGCTGACCAACCTCGTGGCGGACGGCGATGTCGTCGAGCTGCCGGAGCGTGTCGGGGCCGACGGCGGTTGCCTGCGCCCGCTGTCGGATCGTGCCGCCGCGGCCGCGGCCCGCAAGGTGGGCGCGCGGAGCGCGGAAGCGGCGGCGGTGTGCTGCCTGTTCTCGTACCTCCGCCCTGCCCACGAGCGCGCATTCGGCCGCGCGATCGCCCGCCGCGCTCCGACGTGCTTCACGAGCCTGTCCGTCGACGTCCTGCCCGAATTCCGCGAGTACGAGCGTGCGACTGCGACGGTGGTGAACGCCTACGTCGGTCCCCGCACGTCGCGCTACCTCAACCGGCTTCACACCGGCCTGGACGGTCGTCGCCTCGCGGTGATGGGTTCCCACGGCGGGACGCTGGCGCCGGACGTCGCGGCGCGCCTGCCCTTGACGATGATCCTCTCCGGCCCAGCGGCCGGTGTGACGGGCGCGCTGGCGGTGGCGCGCCGCGCCGGCCTCGGCGGCATCCTCACGTTCGACATGGGCGGTACTTCGACGGATGTCAGCGTCGCCGGCGAAGAGCTGCCGCTGACCCAGGACGCGGTCCTGGACGGCCTGCCGATCCAACGCCAGATCGTCGATGTCCACACCGTGGGGGCCGGCGGCGGTTCGCTGCTGCACGTGGACGCCGGCGGGGCGTTGCGGGTCGGTCCGCGGAGCGCCGGCGCATCGCCGGGTCCGGCAGCGTACGGACGCGGCGGCACACAGGCGACGATCACGGACGCCCACGTCATGCTCGGCCGGCTGCCCGGCGGCATCGCACTCGGCGGCGGCGCGACGCTCGACGTCGACGCGGCCCGGCGGGCGATCGGGCGACTGGCGGACGCGGCCGGCCTGCCGGCGGCCGACGCGGCTCGAACGGCGTTGGATGTGGCCGATGCGACGATGGAGCACGCACTGCGGACGGTCTCGGTGCGGCGCGGCGTGGATCCGGCCGCGCTCACGCTCGTGGCGTTCGGCGGGGCGGGCGGGCTGCACGCATGCCGATTGGCCGAGCGGTTGGGCATCCGCCGCGTCTGTGTTCCGGCGCAGGCCGGCGCGCTGTCGGCGCTCGGTCTGGCGGTCGCCGTGCCGGCCGTCTCGGTCAGCCGATCGGTCGTCGCGGGCGGCCGCCTGGCGGCGTGGCGCGGCGTCTTCGGCACGCTCGAGCACGAGGCCGGCGCCGCGCTGGCTCGCCTGAGCGGTGCGGCGGCGACGCGCGTCGAGCGCTCGGCCGATGTCCGATACGCCAGCCAGTCGTGGGCGCTGACCGTGCCGTGGCCGGCCGACGGCCGGATCGAGCGCGCGTTCACCGCCGCCCACCGGGCCCGGTTCGGCTTCGTCGCTTCGGAACCCGTGGCCGTCGTCACGTTGCGGGTGCGGGCGATCGGTCCGGAGGGGCGACGGCCGGTTCCGGCACCGGCCTGCGGGGCGGGCGGTCCGTTGCCGCAGGCGTTCGACACCGTGCTCGACGACGGGACGGACGCGCGCGTGCCGGTGGTTGAGCGCGCTTCCCTTGCGATCGGCGCGGACCTCGTCGGGCCCGCGATCCTCGTTCAGCAGGACGCGACGACGTGGGTGGCGGCCGGTTGGCGCGGAACGGTCGGCCCCGCCTTCGACATGTGCCTGGAGCGTCCGTGA
- the trmB gene encoding tRNA (guanosine(46)-N7)-methyltransferase TrmB, whose product MALSIHRLPWPTPWTELFGRDGPLCVEIGFGRGAFLLDLARRRPEANVIGIEISNRSLVAVERAAALQGLHNVRAVHATGQAALAHLFAPGTVGEVHVNFPDPWFKTRHAHRRLLAPMTIARIASCLEIGGTLHCATDVAAYAVEIDRALAGEPALANALAADQRASPTRLDGAVTKYESLAIAAGRPCAYFKYARTATAAAPTPVLTELPMPHVALRSTGADPSAAATTFTSRQVRVAGCHVHPLAAYVGPTGLLIDTVVVDPTIEQHIAVAVHPRADGAWVVGLATIGQPRPTLGCHVAVAVVARWLLAVLPGAEVVAEALSLDPVARAMLAEGSAAPVDGVAAADAEVAS is encoded by the coding sequence ATGGCGCTGTCGATCCACCGCCTGCCCTGGCCGACGCCGTGGACGGAACTGTTCGGGCGCGACGGTCCGCTGTGCGTCGAGATCGGCTTCGGGCGCGGCGCGTTTCTTCTCGACCTCGCGCGGCGCAGGCCCGAGGCCAACGTCATCGGCATCGAGATCTCCAACCGCAGCCTCGTCGCCGTCGAGCGCGCCGCGGCCCTTCAGGGGCTGCACAACGTGCGGGCCGTCCACGCCACCGGCCAGGCTGCACTTGCCCACCTCTTCGCGCCCGGCACGGTCGGCGAGGTGCACGTGAACTTCCCGGATCCGTGGTTCAAGACGCGCCACGCCCACCGCCGGCTCCTCGCGCCCATGACGATCGCGCGCATCGCGTCCTGCCTCGAGATCGGCGGGACGTTGCACTGCGCGACGGACGTCGCCGCCTACGCCGTCGAGATCGACCGCGCGCTCGCGGGCGAGCCCGCTCTGGCGAACGCGCTGGCCGCAGATCAACGCGCGTCGCCCACGCGGCTCGACGGCGCCGTCACGAAGTACGAGTCGCTCGCAATCGCGGCCGGCCGGCCGTGCGCCTACTTCAAGTACGCGCGCACCGCTACGGCCGCCGCGCCCACCCCCGTCCTCACGGAGCTCCCGATGCCGCACGTCGCCCTTCGCTCGACCGGCGCCGACCCGTCGGCCGCGGCCACGACGTTCACGTCGCGCCAGGTCCGCGTGGCCGGATGCCACGTCCACCCCCTCGCCGCCTACGTCGGACCGACCGGACTGCTCATCGACACCGTCGTCGTCGACCCGACGATCGAGCAGCACATCGCGGTGGCCGTCCATCCCCGTGCGGACGGCGCATGGGTCGTCGGCCTCGCGACCATCGGCCAGCCGCGGCCGACGCTCGGCTGCCACGTGGCGGTCGCGGTCGTCGCGCGCTGGCTGTTGGCCGTGCTGCCGGGCGCCGAGGTCGTTGCCGAGGCGCTCAGCCTCGATCCGGTGGCGCGGGCAATGCTCGCCGAGGGCAGCGCGGCGCCGGTCGATGGGGTCGCGGCCGCTGACGCAGAGGTCGCGAGCTAG
- a CDS encoding type 2 isopentenyl-diphosphate Delta-isomerase, with product MSDVSPTQQRKRDHVAINLGEDVAGSVASGFERYAFAPEALPDLDLDDVRSDGSFFGRTFRLPILISSMTGGASDLARINRTLAEAAQATGAAMGVGSQRAALEDPALAASFRVRDVAPGILLLANLGAAQLNTGYGVDECRRAVEMVGADGLILHLNALQEAVQPEGDTRWAGLLGRIEAVARALDVPLVAKEVGWGISGPTARRLVDAGVQAIDVAGAGGTSWSQVEMHRAPSEAARAVAAAFVGWGLPTAESLVEVRAAVPGVPLIASGGIRDGVDVAKAVALGASLVGLAGPLLKAAQADTVVEALTTLGRTLRIAQFAVGAGNLDELRDSPALRRRPA from the coding sequence ATGAGCGACGTGTCGCCCACCCAGCAGCGGAAACGTGACCACGTGGCGATCAACCTTGGCGAGGACGTCGCCGGGTCGGTCGCCAGTGGCTTCGAACGGTACGCCTTCGCGCCCGAAGCGCTGCCGGATCTGGATCTCGACGACGTGCGCAGCGACGGCTCGTTCTTCGGCCGCACGTTCCGGCTGCCGATCCTCATCTCGTCGATGACGGGCGGCGCGTCCGACCTCGCGCGGATCAACCGCACGCTGGCCGAGGCCGCCCAAGCGACGGGCGCGGCGATGGGCGTCGGCTCGCAGCGTGCGGCGCTCGAGGATCCGGCCCTGGCGGCGAGCTTCAGAGTGCGGGACGTCGCCCCGGGCATCCTGCTCCTCGCCAACCTGGGCGCCGCGCAGCTGAACACCGGCTACGGGGTCGACGAATGCCGGCGCGCCGTGGAGATGGTCGGGGCCGATGGCCTGATCCTGCATCTCAACGCCCTACAAGAGGCGGTTCAGCCGGAAGGCGACACGCGCTGGGCCGGGCTGCTCGGCCGGATCGAGGCCGTCGCCCGCGCCCTCGACGTCCCGCTCGTCGCCAAGGAGGTCGGCTGGGGGATCTCCGGCCCGACGGCTCGGCGCCTCGTCGACGCGGGCGTGCAGGCGATCGACGTGGCGGGCGCCGGCGGGACGAGCTGGAGCCAGGTCGAGATGCACCGCGCGCCATCGGAAGCCGCCCGCGCCGTGGCCGCCGCGTTCGTCGGGTGGGGCCTCCCGACCGCCGAGAGCCTGGTCGAGGTGCGCGCCGCCGTGCCGGGCGTGCCGCTCATCGCCAGCGGAGGCATTCGCGACGGCGTCGACGTCGCCAAGGCCGTCGCCCTCGGCGCATCGCTCGTCGGTCTGGCGGGGCCGCTCCTCAAGGCGGCGCAGGCGGACACCGTCGTCGAGGCGCTGACGACGCTCGGTCGGACGCTTCGCATCGCCCAGTTCGCCGTCGGCGCGGGGAATCTCGATGAGCTGCGCGACTCGCCGGCGCTGCGACGACGCCCCGCATGA
- a CDS encoding metal-sulfur cluster assembly factor translates to MTDATPLPPSVLALDPAEHAALDSEIREALRTVVDPEINIDVVTLGLIREIVFHPAETEVQMILTTPFCPYAGSIIQQIKDVTRNVAGNDVRVTLLDTPPWSPDLMEGGDWGEWGLI, encoded by the coding sequence ATGACCGATGCGACCCCTCTTCCGCCGTCCGTGCTTGCGCTCGATCCGGCCGAGCACGCAGCGCTCGACTCGGAGATCCGCGAGGCGCTGCGCACCGTCGTCGACCCCGAGATCAACATCGACGTCGTGACGCTCGGCCTGATCCGCGAGATCGTGTTTCACCCGGCCGAGACCGAGGTCCAGATGATCCTGACGACCCCGTTCTGCCCGTACGCCGGTTCGATCATCCAACAGATCAAGGATGTGACGCGCAACGTCGCCGGCAACGACGTGCGCGTCACGCTGCTCGATACACCGCCGTGGTCGCCCGATCTGATGGAGGGCGGCGACTGGGGGGAGTGGGGCCTGATCTGA